One region of Yersinia bercovieri ATCC 43970 genomic DNA includes:
- the pgaB gene encoding poly-beta-1,6-N-acetyl-D-glucosamine N-deacetylase PgaB: MAKILFIIRILVVGMITLLASVCYAEKPVFVPPAERALPLSERPWQKNTFVVIAYHDVEDDSADQRYLSVRSSALSEQLAWLKDNRYNVVSVDQILAARNGGTPLPNKAILLTFDDGYRSFYTRVYPLLEANNFSAVLAPVGTWIDTPPNKKVDFGGLSTDRDRFLTWKEIAEMSKSKLIEIGAHTYASHYGVIANPQGNTEPAAANLIYDPKTKKYETEAAFKQRMEKDVSLITQRIIKATGKQPRVWVWPYGAPNGTVLTILRQQGYQMAMTLEPGIANVNDLMNIPRILISNNPSLKDFAQLVTSVQEKDIMRVAHVDLDYLYDPDPAQEKENLDKLVQRISDLRVTTVFLQAFSDPKGDGNIRQVYFPNRWIPMRQDLFNRVAWQLASRPDVDVYAWMPVLAFDMDPSLPRITRIDPKTGKTSIDPDQYRRLSPFNPEVRQRIIDIYRDMAYSAPIDGILYHDDAVMSDFEDASPDAIRAYEKAGFPGSIATIRNDPETMARWTRYKSKYLVDFTNELTKQVRDIRGPQVKSARNIFAMPILEPESEAWFAQNLDDFLANYDWVAPMAMPLMEKVPLSESKEWLSQLVNKVAERPGALNKTVFELQSKDWTKPEGSNAISGPILAGWMRQLQLNGAQNFGYYPDNFITGEPPLKDVRPVLSSAWYPLYDR; encoded by the coding sequence ATGGCGAAGATACTATTTATTATCCGGATACTCGTAGTAGGAATGATAACGCTACTGGCCTCCGTGTGTTATGCCGAAAAACCGGTATTTGTTCCTCCGGCCGAGCGTGCGTTACCGCTAAGTGAAAGGCCATGGCAAAAAAATACCTTTGTGGTTATTGCTTATCATGATGTTGAAGATGACTCGGCAGATCAGCGCTATCTGTCGGTAAGAAGCAGTGCATTAAGTGAGCAGTTGGCGTGGTTGAAAGATAATCGCTACAACGTGGTTTCTGTCGATCAGATTTTGGCGGCCCGCAATGGGGGAACGCCACTGCCAAACAAAGCTATTTTGCTCACTTTTGACGATGGTTACCGCAGTTTTTACACGCGGGTGTATCCGCTGTTAGAAGCAAATAATTTTAGCGCAGTGTTGGCACCGGTAGGCACCTGGATTGATACACCGCCCAATAAAAAGGTCGATTTTGGTGGTTTAAGTACCGATCGCGATCGTTTCCTGACCTGGAAAGAGATCGCCGAAATGTCTAAATCAAAACTGATTGAGATAGGTGCGCATACCTATGCCTCACATTATGGTGTGATTGCCAACCCACAGGGGAATACTGAACCGGCGGCGGCCAACCTGATCTATGATCCAAAGACGAAGAAATATGAAACCGAAGCGGCATTCAAGCAGCGGATGGAAAAAGACGTTTCGTTAATTACTCAGCGGATTATCAAGGCCACAGGGAAACAACCGCGGGTCTGGGTTTGGCCATACGGTGCGCCAAACGGCACAGTATTAACTATCTTACGCCAGCAGGGTTATCAAATGGCGATGACCCTCGAACCGGGCATTGCTAACGTCAATGACCTGATGAATATTCCGCGTATCTTGATCAGTAATAACCCCTCGCTGAAAGACTTTGCCCAGTTGGTCACCTCGGTACAAGAAAAAGATATTATGCGGGTGGCACATGTTGATTTGGATTATCTCTACGATCCAGATCCGGCACAGGAGAAGGAAAATCTCGATAAACTGGTGCAGCGGATCTCTGATTTACGTGTTACCACGGTGTTTTTACAAGCTTTTTCTGACCCCAAAGGGGATGGCAATATCCGGCAGGTCTACTTCCCTAACCGCTGGATCCCAATGCGTCAGGACTTGTTTAACCGCGTAGCCTGGCAATTAGCCTCTCGTCCAGATGTCGATGTGTATGCCTGGATGCCAGTGCTGGCCTTTGACATGGACCCATCTTTGCCCCGCATCACCCGTATTGATCCGAAAACTGGCAAAACAAGCATCGATCCAGACCAATATCGCCGGCTGTCGCCATTCAATCCAGAGGTTCGGCAGCGCATCATTGATATCTATCGCGATATGGCCTACAGCGCACCTATTGATGGCATTCTCTATCACGACGATGCAGTGATGTCTGATTTCGAAGACGCCTCGCCGGATGCTATCCGCGCCTATGAGAAAGCTGGCTTCCCAGGTTCGATTGCCACTATTCGCAACGATCCCGAAACCATGGCGCGCTGGACCCGCTATAAGAGTAAATATCTGGTTGATTTCACAAATGAATTAACAAAACAGGTACGTGATATTCGTGGCCCGCAAGTAAAATCAGCACGTAATATATTCGCTATGCCAATTTTAGAACCGGAAAGCGAAGCATGGTTTGCGCAGAATCTTGATGATTTCCTGGCTAACTATGATTGGGTTGCCCCGATGGCCATGCCATTAATGGAGAAAGTGCCGCTATCTGAGTCAAAAGAGTGGCTATCGCAACTGGTTAATAAGGTTGCAGAACGCCCTGGCGCACTGAATAAAACTGTATTTGAACTGCAATCGAAGGACTGGACCAAGCCTGAAGGCAGCAATGCTATTAGCGGCCCGATATTGGCAGGATGGATGCGCCAGTTGCAGTTAAATGGCGCGCAAAATTTTGGTTACTATCCGGATAACTTTATCACTGGCGAACCACCGCTAAAAGATGTCCGCCCTGTGCTATCTTCTGCCTGGTATCCTTTATATGATCGATAG
- the phoH gene encoding phosphate starvation-inducible protein PhoH, whose protein sequence is MGRQKAVIKARREAKRVIRRDSRSHRQREEENVTSLVQMGGVESIGMARDSRDTSVIQARTEAQGHYLSAIDSKLLIFATGEAGCGKTFISAAKAAEALIHKEVDRIIVTRPVLQADEDLGFLPGDISEKFAPYFRPVYDILLRRLGSSFMQYCLRPEIGKVEIAPFAYMRGRTFENAVVILDEAQNVTASQMKMFLTRLGENVTVIVNGDITQCDLPRGVKSGLSDALERFAEDEMIGIIRFDKQDCVRSALCQHTLNAYS, encoded by the coding sequence ATGGGAAGACAGAAAGCAGTGATCAAAGCTCGTCGTGAAGCAAAACGCGTCATTAGACGTGATTCACGTAGCCATCGTCAGCGTGAGGAAGAGAACGTGACATCGTTAGTGCAAATGGGCGGTGTTGAATCAATAGGTATGGCACGGGATAGCCGTGATACCTCCGTTATTCAGGCGCGTACGGAAGCTCAAGGTCATTACTTATCAGCCATAGACAGTAAACTGCTCATCTTCGCCACTGGTGAAGCGGGGTGTGGTAAAACCTTTATCAGCGCGGCCAAAGCCGCTGAAGCACTGATTCACAAAGAAGTTGATCGAATTATTGTAACGCGGCCTGTATTACAGGCGGATGAAGATCTGGGCTTCCTGCCCGGTGATATCTCGGAGAAATTCGCGCCTTACTTCCGCCCGGTGTATGACATTCTGTTACGCCGACTCGGCTCCTCTTTCATGCAATATTGTCTGCGTCCGGAAATTGGCAAAGTGGAAATTGCGCCATTTGCTTATATGCGAGGGCGTACCTTTGAGAATGCGGTGGTGATCCTCGATGAGGCACAAAACGTGACCGCCAGCCAAATGAAGATGTTTCTGACCCGTCTCGGTGAAAATGTCACGGTTATCGTAAATGGCGATATCACCCAATGCGACCTGCCGCGTGGTGTGAAATCAGGTCTTAGTGATGCGCTGGAGCGTTTCGCTGAGGATGAAATGATTGGCATTATCCGCTTTGACAAACAGGACTGTGTCCGCTCAGCGCTGTGCCAACACACATTGAATGCCTACTCATAA
- the pgaD gene encoding poly-beta-1,6-N-acetyl-D-glucosamine biosynthesis protein PgaD, with translation MNEPLIHTEQRALPRWIDIIITALAWFGFIFLFVKGFLDMIDRAPHMGPIPFRLYILSGLTTIALYAAIALFNAVIIIIWAKYNQIRFQVERRGHRPHLDDEELANSMDISGEMIAQLKAGTCLTLYNDEHGQILEVKEGLQLPTVAPVVNLRRG, from the coding sequence ATGAATGAACCCCTGATTCATACCGAGCAGCGGGCTTTGCCCCGCTGGATCGACATCATCATTACCGCGTTGGCCTGGTTCGGTTTTATCTTTCTGTTTGTGAAAGGATTTCTGGATATGATCGACCGGGCGCCGCACATGGGGCCAATCCCGTTTCGGCTCTACATTCTCAGCGGCCTGACCACCATCGCCCTGTATGCGGCCATTGCGTTATTTAATGCTGTGATCATTATTATCTGGGCCAAGTACAACCAAATCCGTTTTCAGGTTGAACGCCGTGGTCATCGGCCACATCTGGATGATGAGGAGCTGGCGAACAGCATGGATATCTCGGGCGAGATGATAGCCCAGTTGAAGGCTGGCACCTGTCTCACGTTATACAACGATGAGCACGGGCAGATCCTTGAGGTCAAAGAGGGGCTACAACTGCCAACTGTCGCTCCGGTGGTTAATTTACGCCGAGGGTGA
- a CDS encoding siderophore-interacting protein, with amino-acid sequence MTTTSTAVKPKYRPTPPRLVQVKKVVDISPHLRRITFASPTLHNYPPQCGGAHLKIFLPLAGQTQPELPVLGEKGPVWPAAQVRPIVRTYSVRAIRPELCEIDIEFAIHDHSGPAVNFARNARPGDWLGITNPGGPETLLPAATYRYLVGDPSSLPAIAALLESLPADAKGHAIIRVNTPQDVLELIKPAAVELSWVIGGTEKTQQVITQFCALNLSMAESAFWIAGEDSLVVQLRRYLRREKGGERQQLYAIPYWREGLNEEDYHHKRHEVMDNIDD; translated from the coding sequence GTGACCACAACATCTACTGCAGTAAAGCCCAAATATCGCCCAACCCCGCCCCGCCTGGTCCAGGTGAAAAAAGTGGTGGATATCTCACCTCATCTGCGCCGCATTACCTTTGCTAGCCCCACTTTGCACAACTATCCGCCACAGTGTGGTGGCGCGCATTTGAAGATATTTCTGCCTTTAGCGGGTCAAACGCAACCGGAGTTACCGGTGCTTGGTGAGAAAGGCCCGGTGTGGCCAGCGGCACAAGTGCGCCCGATTGTTCGCACCTACTCAGTGCGGGCTATCCGCCCAGAGTTATGTGAGATAGATATTGAGTTCGCTATCCATGACCACAGTGGCCCGGCGGTAAATTTTGCCCGCAATGCCAGGCCCGGTGACTGGTTAGGCATCACCAATCCCGGTGGGCCTGAAACTCTGCTGCCTGCGGCAACTTACCGCTATCTGGTTGGCGATCCCTCTTCGCTCCCTGCCATTGCCGCACTGCTGGAGTCCCTGCCTGCTGATGCTAAAGGCCATGCCATTATTCGTGTGAATACGCCACAAGATGTGCTGGAGCTGATCAAGCCTGCCGCTGTTGAACTCAGTTGGGTGATTGGTGGTACCGAGAAAACGCAGCAGGTGATTACCCAATTCTGCGCACTGAATTTGTCGATGGCAGAGTCGGCCTTCTGGATTGCCGGTGAAGATAGTCTGGTGGTGCAGTTACGCCGCTATTTGCGCCGTGAAAAAGGCGGTGAGCGCCAACAACTCTATGCCATCCCTTACTGGCGTGAAGGGCTGAATGAAGAGGACTACCATCATAAGCGCCACGAAGTTATGGACAACATTGACGATTAG
- the pgaC gene encoding poly-beta-1,6-N-acetyl-D-glucosamine synthase: MIDRIIALLILCLVLSIPAGMILLFTGDVLLNFVFFYPLFMSGIWITGGLYFWLRRERHWPWGDDVPAPELKGNPLVSILIPCFNEGLNARETIHAALAQTYTNIEVIAINDGSSDDTAQVLDSLLAEDPRLRVIHLAHNQGKAIALRMGAAAARSEYLVCIDGDALLDKKAVPYLVAPLIANPRTGAVTGNPRIRTRSTLIGRVQVGEFSSIIGLIKRTQRVYGQVFTVSGVVAAFRRRALADVGYWSPDMITEDIDISWKLQVRHWSVFFEPRGLCWILMPETLGGLWKQRLRWAQGGAEVFLKNMFKLWRWRNRRMWLLFLEYSLSITWAFTYLFSITLFLLGLVIPLPPGIHVQTVFPPAFTGMVLALTCLLQFAISLVIERRYEPKLGSSLFWIIWYPMVYWMLSLFTTVVAFPKVMLNTKRKRARWVSPDRGIGRVKP; the protein is encoded by the coding sequence ATGATCGATAGAATTATTGCGTTACTCATCCTATGCCTGGTATTGAGCATTCCTGCGGGAATGATCCTGCTCTTTACCGGTGACGTACTGCTGAATTTTGTTTTCTTCTATCCGCTCTTTATGTCCGGTATCTGGATAACCGGCGGCCTCTATTTCTGGCTACGCCGGGAGAGACATTGGCCGTGGGGCGATGATGTGCCAGCGCCGGAGCTGAAAGGTAACCCGTTGGTGTCGATTTTAATCCCTTGCTTTAATGAGGGGTTAAATGCGCGGGAGACCATTCACGCGGCATTGGCACAGACCTACACCAATATCGAGGTTATCGCGATTAACGATGGCTCCAGCGATGATACCGCCCAAGTGCTGGATTCGTTGCTGGCCGAAGATCCTCGTCTGCGAGTGATTCATCTGGCCCATAATCAGGGGAAAGCCATTGCCCTGCGCATGGGAGCTGCGGCGGCGCGCAGTGAATATCTGGTCTGCATTGATGGTGACGCCTTACTGGACAAAAAAGCGGTGCCTTATCTGGTCGCGCCACTGATTGCCAACCCGCGCACCGGCGCTGTCACCGGCAACCCGCGTATCCGCACCCGCTCAACCTTGATTGGTCGTGTTCAGGTTGGCGAGTTCTCCTCTATTATCGGGCTGATTAAGCGGACGCAACGTGTCTATGGTCAAGTCTTCACCGTTTCTGGTGTGGTGGCCGCTTTCCGCCGTAGAGCGCTAGCGGATGTGGGCTACTGGAGCCCGGATATGATCACGGAAGATATTGATATCAGTTGGAAATTGCAGGTTAGACACTGGTCAGTATTTTTTGAGCCTCGGGGTTTGTGCTGGATTTTGATGCCAGAAACTCTAGGGGGCTTGTGGAAACAGCGCCTGCGCTGGGCGCAGGGCGGGGCAGAAGTCTTCCTGAAGAATATGTTCAAGCTATGGCGCTGGCGTAATCGCCGGATGTGGCTGCTGTTCCTGGAGTATTCGCTCTCTATCACTTGGGCCTTTACTTACCTGTTCAGCATCACTCTATTCCTGCTGGGTCTGGTGATCCCACTGCCGCCGGGAATTCATGTGCAAACGGTCTTCCCGCCAGCCTTTACCGGGATGGTATTGGCCTTAACCTGTCTGTTGCAGTTTGCTATCAGCCTGGTGATTGAACGACGCTACGAGCCTAAACTGGGTAGTTCTCTGTTCTGGATTATCTGGTATCCGATGGTCTACTGGATGCTCAGTCTGTTTACCACTGTGGTTGCGTTTCCCAAGGTCATGCTCAACACCAAGCGTAAACGTGCGCGTTGGGTGAGTCCAGATCGTGGAATAGGGAGAGTTAAACCATGA
- a CDS encoding GNAT family N-acetyltransferase, whose product MKQNDFGQTIGAELLDWQAALLPQREILPGHFCYLAPVNADKHEACLYQAYHMVKDADDWTYFYCERPENEASFHQYLQTLINSTDSLHYTVVDAQMGLALGTAGLQRIDEKNGVIEIGSVNWSPRLKRNSAGTEAIYLLLHYVFDKLGYRRCEWKCDSLNEPSNAAASRFGFQFEGQFRQAIVTKGRNRDTNWYSITDREWPLIKQAFNDWLAMENFDSQGKQKARLQDLRISR is encoded by the coding sequence GTGAAGCAAAACGATTTCGGACAAACTATCGGAGCAGAACTATTGGATTGGCAAGCCGCACTGTTGCCGCAGCGGGAAATTTTGCCGGGCCATTTTTGCTATCTCGCTCCAGTCAATGCAGATAAACATGAGGCCTGCTTATATCAGGCGTATCACATGGTCAAAGATGCAGATGACTGGACCTATTTTTATTGTGAGCGACCGGAAAATGAAGCCAGTTTTCATCAATATTTGCAAACATTAATCAATAGTACAGATTCTCTCCACTATACGGTGGTTGATGCCCAAATGGGCCTCGCATTAGGCACTGCTGGCTTACAGCGAATTGATGAAAAAAATGGTGTTATCGAGATAGGCTCGGTTAATTGGTCACCGCGATTAAAGCGCAACTCGGCAGGGACTGAGGCGATATATTTACTCTTACATTACGTCTTTGACAAATTAGGATATCGTCGCTGTGAGTGGAAATGTGATTCATTGAATGAGCCGTCAAATGCTGCGGCATCTCGCTTTGGTTTCCAATTCGAGGGGCAATTTCGTCAGGCTATCGTGACGAAAGGGCGCAATAGAGACACCAATTGGTATTCAATCACTGACCGCGAGTGGCCATTAATTAAGCAGGCATTTAATGATTGGCTGGCTATGGAAAACTTTGATAGTCAGGGCAAGCAAAAAGCGCGTTTGCAGGATTTAAGAATCAGCCGTTAG
- the chaA gene encoding sodium-potassium/proton antiporter ChaA: protein MKSQNDPGRSKSRHHEYSLILPIIALVILNIWGNTSNFTAVIIINLIALVGILSSAFSVVRHADVLAHRLGEPYGSLILSLSVVVLEVSLISAMMATGDAAPALMRDTLYSIIMIVIGGLVGVSLLLGGRKFATQHVNLVGIKQYLMAIFPLAIIVLVLPGTLPGGNFTVAQSLVVAAISAAMYGVFLLIQTKTHQNLFVYEHEDEGDDPSDPHGKPSSHSSLWHTLWLLVHLVAVIAVTKFDANPLEALLTELNAPAKFTGFLIALLILSPEGLGALKAVLANQVQRAMNLFFGSVLATISLTVPAVTLIAVLTGQELTFGLEAPHIVVMVSVLILSQISFSTGRTNVLNGTAHLALFAAYMMTIML, encoded by the coding sequence ATGAAGTCGCAAAATGATCCTGGCCGATCTAAATCACGCCATCACGAATACTCCCTTATTCTGCCCATTATTGCGCTGGTTATTCTTAATATCTGGGGCAATACCAGCAATTTCACCGCCGTTATCATTATCAACCTGATTGCCCTGGTGGGTATTCTGAGCAGCGCTTTCAGCGTGGTTCGCCATGCCGACGTGTTAGCACACCGCTTAGGTGAACCCTATGGTTCTCTGATCCTCAGTCTGTCAGTGGTGGTGCTTGAGGTCAGCCTGATCTCGGCCATGATGGCAACCGGCGATGCCGCCCCCGCGTTGATGCGCGATACACTCTACTCCATCATCATGATTGTGATCGGTGGATTGGTGGGTGTCTCGTTACTGCTAGGTGGGCGTAAATTTGCCACTCAGCACGTCAATTTGGTGGGTATCAAACAATATCTGATGGCTATCTTTCCACTGGCGATCATTGTGTTGGTATTACCCGGCACCCTGCCCGGCGGTAATTTTACCGTGGCACAGTCACTGGTTGTCGCGGCCATTTCGGCGGCGATGTATGGCGTTTTCCTGCTGATCCAGACCAAAACGCACCAGAACCTATTTGTCTATGAACACGAAGACGAAGGTGATGATCCCAGTGACCCGCACGGTAAGCCGTCGTCTCACAGCAGCCTGTGGCATACACTTTGGTTGTTGGTTCATCTGGTCGCGGTGATTGCAGTCACCAAATTTGATGCTAACCCACTGGAAGCACTGCTGACTGAGTTGAATGCACCGGCCAAATTTACAGGCTTCCTGATTGCCCTGCTGATCCTCTCTCCAGAAGGCTTGGGCGCTTTAAAAGCAGTGCTGGCAAATCAGGTGCAGCGCGCCATGAACCTGTTCTTCGGCTCAGTGCTGGCGACCATCTCACTGACAGTTCCTGCGGTGACACTAATAGCAGTGCTGACCGGGCAAGAGTTGACCTTTGGTCTGGAAGCGCCACATATCGTGGTGATGGTTAGCGTCCTGATTCTGTCGCAGATCTCATTCTCCACCGGCAGAACCAACGTCTTGAACGGCACCGCCCATTTGGCACTGTTTGCCGCTTACATGATGACCATTATGCTGTAG
- the pgaA gene encoding poly-beta-1,6 N-acetyl-D-glucosamine export porin PgaA, protein MYNAFTTLLRPLHRHRITLLALLISGLAVNPVMAETQYDSLIIKARAGDTAPVLDYLQKQSSAGPLNSGQVDDWLQIAGWAGRDQEVIDVYEKYHSSMNLSSRGLAAAARAYRNEKRWDQALALWQSSLKKDPTNPDLITGMIMTQADSGRGGEALQQAKALAERDPSAKNYMTLSYLSRATNRNYDALQASSEAVRLAPESEEVLKNHLETLQRNRIADPALQLAKENPKLVTAEQYRQLERDAAAEQVRMAVLPTRSETERFYIADQALADYQDLLTRWSKDPEAQADYQRARIDRLGALLVRRNTVELIKEYEAMEAEGYKMPDYARRWAASAYIDRRMPEKAAPILTSLYYADGKTFRNSDDLLDADDLYYALNESEQLDKAHQFAKNYSEQTPYQVGVYGLPGKEPNDDWMEGQTLLVQSLVALNDLPAAQKKLETLSSTAPANQNLRIALASVYLARDLPRKAEQELKAVESLAPRSLILERAQAETAMDLQEWRQMELLTDDVITRSPEDVPSQELDRQRKVHHMYELRILGNHTLSSNSPVSGSKDFGIETLLYSPPIADNWRVFGGGNYDNAQFEEGKGINRVMRLGGEWRSRDHWAEAEVNNQNYGFGNKTGARLATWYDFNDHWRVGGQVERLAKETPLRALKNNITANSASAFVLWKADDRRDLEFNVTPSDFSDGNNRWEYELNGRQRIWTGPYLTADFSLGLAASHNTKEDVIYYNPKSDFTYLPAVTLNHIMYRHYKTVWSQQIQLGVGGYWEKNYGNGLVTTAGYGQRIQWNDVVDAGVAVTYDKRPYDGVREHDLSLAFDLNYRF, encoded by the coding sequence ATGTATAACGCATTTACGACACTGCTGCGCCCATTGCATCGGCACAGAATTACTTTATTAGCGCTATTAATTTCCGGCCTTGCAGTTAACCCCGTCATGGCAGAAACACAGTATGATTCATTAATCATCAAAGCCAGAGCAGGGGATACTGCGCCGGTTCTTGACTATTTACAAAAACAATCTAGCGCAGGCCCACTTAATAGCGGCCAAGTTGATGACTGGCTACAGATAGCCGGTTGGGCAGGGCGCGATCAAGAAGTGATCGACGTTTACGAAAAATATCACTCATCAATGAATCTCTCCTCGCGTGGATTAGCGGCTGCGGCGCGGGCTTATCGCAACGAAAAACGTTGGGATCAAGCTTTGGCGCTATGGCAAAGCAGCTTGAAGAAAGACCCGACCAACCCTGATCTTATCACCGGCATGATCATGACACAGGCGGACTCGGGGCGTGGCGGTGAGGCTTTACAGCAGGCAAAAGCGTTAGCCGAGCGTGATCCCTCCGCGAAAAACTACATGACACTCTCTTACCTGAGTCGGGCCACTAACCGCAATTATGATGCGTTGCAGGCTTCCAGTGAGGCGGTACGATTAGCTCCTGAGTCTGAGGAAGTATTAAAGAATCACCTTGAAACCTTGCAAAGAAACCGTATTGCCGATCCGGCGTTGCAGCTTGCTAAAGAGAATCCGAAGCTGGTCACCGCAGAGCAATATCGGCAGCTTGAGAGAGATGCCGCGGCGGAACAGGTTCGTATGGCGGTGCTGCCAACGCGCAGCGAAACGGAACGTTTCTATATCGCCGATCAGGCACTGGCAGACTATCAGGATTTGTTAACCCGTTGGAGCAAAGATCCTGAGGCTCAGGCAGATTACCAGCGCGCCCGTATTGATAGGTTGGGTGCATTGCTGGTGCGCCGTAATACTGTTGAGCTGATTAAAGAGTATGAAGCGATGGAGGCGGAAGGCTACAAAATGCCTGACTATGCCCGTCGCTGGGCCGCTTCTGCTTATATTGATCGCCGGATGCCAGAAAAAGCTGCGCCGATCTTGACCAGCCTGTACTACGCCGATGGTAAAACTTTCCGCAACAGTGATGACTTGCTTGATGCTGATGATCTCTATTATGCACTGAATGAAAGTGAGCAATTGGATAAAGCGCATCAATTTGCTAAGAACTATAGCGAGCAAACGCCATACCAAGTTGGGGTTTACGGCCTGCCGGGTAAAGAGCCTAATGACGATTGGATGGAGGGGCAGACGCTGCTGGTTCAGTCCCTGGTGGCGCTTAATGACCTGCCCGCAGCACAGAAAAAGCTGGAGACACTCTCCAGTACTGCCCCTGCTAACCAGAATCTACGTATCGCCTTAGCCAGTGTCTATCTGGCCAGAGATCTGCCGCGTAAAGCTGAGCAAGAGTTGAAAGCCGTTGAGTCCCTGGCACCACGCAGCCTTATTTTGGAACGTGCACAAGCTGAAACCGCGATGGATTTACAGGAGTGGCGTCAGATGGAGTTGCTGACCGATGATGTGATTACTCGCTCACCGGAAGACGTGCCGTCGCAAGAGCTAGATCGCCAACGCAAAGTCCACCATATGTATGAGCTGCGTATTCTCGGTAACCACACGCTCTCCTCCAATAGCCCGGTTAGTGGTAGCAAAGATTTTGGTATTGAAACCCTGCTGTATAGTCCGCCGATAGCGGATAACTGGCGGGTATTTGGCGGTGGTAACTATGACAATGCGCAATTTGAAGAGGGTAAGGGCATTAATCGCGTGATGCGTTTAGGTGGAGAGTGGCGATCGCGTGACCATTGGGCTGAGGCCGAAGTGAATAACCAGAATTACGGTTTCGGCAATAAAACCGGTGCCCGGTTAGCCACTTGGTACGATTTTAATGATCACTGGCGGGTCGGGGGCCAGGTCGAAAGATTGGCTAAAGAGACCCCACTGCGCGCGTTGAAAAACAATATCACCGCCAACAGTGCTTCTGCCTTCGTGCTATGGAAGGCAGATGATCGACGTGATCTTGAGTTTAACGTCACACCATCAGATTTCTCTGACGGCAACAACCGTTGGGAATATGAGCTTAATGGGCGTCAGCGCATCTGGACCGGGCCATATCTGACGGCTGACTTCAGTTTGGGCCTGGCTGCGAGCCATAACACCAAAGAAGATGTGATCTACTACAACCCGAAAAGTGATTTCACTTACCTGCCGGCAGTGACCCTGAATCACATTATGTATCGCCACTATAAGACCGTCTGGAGCCAGCAAATACAGCTTGGCGTGGGGGGCTACTGGGAGAAAAATTATGGTAATGGCCTGGTCACCACGGCAGGTTATGGGCAACGTATTCAATGGAATGATGTTGTCGATGCTGGTGTAGCAGTTACCTATGATAAACGCCCTTATGATGGTGTCCGTGAGCATGACCTTTCGCTCGCTTTTGATTTGAATTACCGTTTCTAA